The following proteins are co-located in the Polymorphospora rubra genome:
- a CDS encoding metallophosphoesterase, with translation MRKRTVMRLAAATAAVGAGTLAYASLVERNMFTLRRFDVPVLPPDAEPLRILHLSDMHMTPDQRRKQAWVASLAATDPDLVVVTGDNLAHPDAVPGALRALQPLLDFPGAFVFGSNDYRGPVWKNPFSYLLPEREYVQGVDLPYEDLREVLLGAGWADLNNARTTTKIGGRVVELAGVDDPHIGRDDWDQVAGPVPEQAELSVALTHSPEPRILDLMAADGFDLLLAGHTHGGQVCVPFVGALVTNCELPTSMAKGLHRWPGSDSWLHVSAGIGTHPTAPVRFACRPEASLLTLIPR, from the coding sequence CTCGCCGCCGCCACCGCCGCCGTCGGCGCCGGCACCCTGGCGTACGCGTCCCTCGTCGAACGCAACATGTTCACCCTGCGCCGGTTCGACGTACCGGTGCTCCCTCCAGACGCGGAGCCGCTGCGCATTCTGCATCTCTCCGACATGCACATGACCCCCGACCAGCGCCGCAAGCAGGCATGGGTGGCGTCCCTGGCCGCCACCGACCCCGACCTCGTCGTGGTCACCGGCGACAACCTCGCCCACCCCGACGCCGTACCCGGCGCACTGCGGGCCCTCCAGCCACTGCTCGACTTCCCGGGCGCGTTCGTGTTCGGCTCCAACGACTACCGGGGGCCGGTCTGGAAGAACCCGTTCAGCTACCTGCTGCCCGAACGCGAATACGTCCAGGGCGTCGACCTGCCGTACGAGGACCTGCGTGAGGTGCTGCTCGGTGCCGGCTGGGCCGACCTGAACAACGCCCGCACCACGACCAAGATCGGCGGTCGGGTGGTCGAGCTCGCCGGCGTCGACGACCCGCACATCGGCCGCGACGACTGGGACCAGGTCGCCGGCCCGGTTCCCGAGCAGGCCGAGCTGTCGGTGGCCCTGACCCACTCCCCCGAGCCCCGGATCCTCGACCTGATGGCCGCCGACGGATTCGACCTGCTGCTCGCCGGACACACCCACGGCGGGCAGGTGTGTGTGCCGTTCGTCGGTGCCCTGGTCACCAACTGCGAGCTGCCCACCTCGATGGCCAAGGGCCTGCACCGCTGGCCGGGCTCGGACTCGTGGCTGCACGTGTCGGCCGGCATCGGCACCCACCCGACCGCGCCGGTACGGTTCGCCTGCCGCCCGGAGGCCTCGCTGCTGACGCTGATTCCCCGCTGA